A window of Thermoproteota archaeon contains these coding sequences:
- a CDS encoding ABC transporter substrate-binding protein — MALSKNVLVIIVVALIVIAAAAFYLTQTGPATGGTVKVGLIAPLTGGLAEHGLDMKQAAILAVDEINKQGGILGKKVELVIEDTECNPTKATAAVQRLLTQENVYAVFGEYCSTVTLAVQPSIMEAKKLLFVPVSVATKITEQGYKYTFRTCANQWMQTTQNADWVVEHLKPKTAAMLGVNDDYGREGLKIWGDRAKSKGVKIVAEEYFDKGSTDFTSQLSKIKAANPDVIFVVANIRDAANILRQAHEIGLYKQFVMLGGVTSDEFLQLADDDALGLVHVSYFEPTSKRPAAAEFVKKFRERWGRNPAMYAAGVWDAFLAFKLGVEKAGTWDVDKVADAIRSLRFEGAQGTIYFDEKGQAQTKVLLVQVQKVGGKLKRVILYPPSDKQGEYIPPEKLYGG, encoded by the coding sequence ATGGCTCTCAGCAAGAATGTATTAGTTATCATTGTTGTAGCCCTCATCGTAATAGCGGCCGCCGCATTCTATCTAACCCAAACTGGCCCTGCCACTGGTGGAACCGTGAAAGTTGGTTTAATAGCTCCTTTGACTGGTGGATTGGCTGAGCATGGTTTGGATATGAAGCAGGCAGCTATCTTGGCCGTTGATGAGATAAACAAGCAGGGAGGAATACTGGGTAAGAAGGTTGAGTTAGTCATAGAGGACACCGAGTGCAATCCCACCAAGGCGACCGCAGCAGTCCAGAGGCTGCTCACTCAGGAGAACGTATACGCCGTATTCGGAGAGTACTGTTCTACGGTCACTTTGGCTGTTCAGCCTTCGATCATGGAGGCTAAGAAACTTCTGTTCGTTCCGGTCTCGGTCGCTACCAAAATAACGGAGCAGGGATACAAATACACATTCAGAACTTGCGCTAATCAGTGGATGCAGACGACGCAGAACGCTGATTGGGTGGTGGAGCACCTGAAACCCAAGACTGCTGCAATGCTGGGTGTGAACGACGATTATGGGAGAGAGGGGCTCAAAATATGGGGAGATCGGGCCAAGTCGAAGGGAGTCAAGATAGTTGCGGAGGAGTACTTCGACAAGGGATCGACTGACTTCACATCGCAGCTATCCAAGATAAAGGCAGCCAATCCCGATGTGATATTCGTCGTCGCTAACATAAGGGACGCCGCCAACATACTCAGGCAGGCCCACGAGATAGGTCTCTACAAGCAATTCGTCATGCTAGGCGGAGTGACCAGCGACGAGTTCCTACAGCTGGCGGATGACGATGCTCTTGGGCTGGTTCATGTGAGTTACTTCGAGCCCACCTCTAAGAGGCCCGCTGCAGCTGAGTTCGTCAAGAAATTTAGGGAGAGGTGGGGAAGGAACCCAGCGATGTACGCTGCTGGAGTATGGGACGCCTTCTTGGCGTTCAAGCTGGGCGTTGAGAAAGCGGGTACATGGGATGTCGATAAAGTGGCTGATGCTATAAGATCTCTCAGGTTTGAGGGAGCTCAGGGAACTATATACTTCGACGAGAAAGGACAAGCCCAGACCAAGGTACTGCTCGTCCAAGTACAGAAAGTAGGAGGGAAACTCAAGAGAGTCATCCTTTACCCGCCGTCGGATAAGCAGGGAGAGTACATACCTCCAGAGAAGCTTTACGGTGGCTGA
- a CDS encoding branched-chain amino acid ABC transporter permease produces MVVQPMELLEQILFGLMIGGIYGVIGVGLTMIFGVMRLSNFAHGEFYMLGAYFTYTFVTLIGGDPFILAPLAAIAVGAVGIAINRLLFKSLYEELKEAKGAAAFYFQDLKFIMLTIGLSILFVDLALVLWGPIPISIPSPLTKHIVKLPGGLSFSLARLIAFVVAIATLVGLYAFLKFTKTGRAIRATAQNPSAAMLVGVNIYKIYDVTMFLSTGLAALAGGILGPIYNVYPTMGLDVVAKAFVVVITGGMGNVIGSILAGFLIGLAESLGGLFLGTEYKQVVAFVIMIIVLWVRPEGILGGGRK; encoded by the coding sequence GTGGTAGTACAGCCCATGGAGCTCCTAGAGCAGATACTCTTCGGCCTGATGATAGGTGGTATCTATGGAGTGATAGGCGTCGGCCTAACAATGATATTCGGGGTCATGAGATTGAGCAACTTCGCGCATGGAGAGTTCTACATGCTTGGAGCTTACTTCACCTACACCTTTGTCACATTGATAGGAGGAGATCCTTTCATACTGGCTCCTCTAGCGGCCATCGCCGTCGGAGCGGTCGGTATAGCCATAAACAGGCTACTGTTCAAGTCCCTGTATGAGGAGCTGAAGGAGGCTAAGGGTGCTGCCGCCTTCTATTTCCAAGATCTGAAGTTCATTATGCTCACGATAGGTCTCAGCATACTCTTCGTGGATCTAGCACTCGTCTTGTGGGGACCCATACCGATCTCCATACCCAGCCCGCTGACCAAGCACATAGTCAAGCTGCCCGGAGGGTTGTCATTCAGTTTGGCCAGGCTAATAGCATTTGTGGTGGCCATAGCAACGCTCGTTGGGCTATATGCTTTTCTCAAGTTCACTAAGACGGGTAGGGCAATAAGAGCAACGGCTCAGAACCCATCAGCTGCGATGCTTGTGGGAGTGAACATATACAAGATATACGACGTTACTATGTTTCTATCTACGGGGCTGGCCGCGCTCGCGGGTGGTATTCTTGGACCCATTTACAACGTGTACCCGACCATGGGTCTGGATGTGGTCGCCAAGGCCTTTGTGGTTGTGATCACGGGAGGCATGGGGAACGTAATTGGGAGCATCTTGGCAGGCTTTCTCATCGGCCTAGCTGAGAGCTTGGGAGGGCTGTTCCTAGGAACTGAGTATAAGCAGGTCGTGGCTTTCGTGATAATGATCATAGTGCTCTGGGTCAGGCCGGAAGGCATCTTAGGAGGAGGGAGGAAGTGA